The Deltaproteobacteria bacterium genome has a segment encoding these proteins:
- a CDS encoding flagellar motor protein — translation MDILTIIGLVIGFGAVLGGMVLEGGHLGSIAQVAAAVIVFGGTLGAVLVNYPLNVFVLALKNARLALFQKTSDPYTVIKLIADLSATARKDGLLALESSIKKVDDPFLRKGLQLVVDGAEPKLTREILEIDIAHTEEYNLTSAKVFESAGGYAPTIGIIGAVLGLIHVMENLSDPSKLGAGIAVAFVATVYGVASANLVYLPVAGKIKMKIREQVIAQEMAVEGLISLSEGENPRRVEEKLVGFLRESQRK, via the coding sequence ATGGATATATTGACTATAATCGGGCTCGTCATCGGCTTCGGAGCCGTACTCGGCGGCATGGTGCTCGAAGGCGGACACCTCGGCTCGATTGCGCAGGTGGCGGCGGCCGTCATCGTCTTCGGCGGGACCCTCGGCGCGGTCCTCGTCAATTACCCGCTAAACGTCTTTGTCCTCGCGCTCAAGAACGCAAGGCTCGCGCTATTCCAGAAGACTAGCGACCCTTACACGGTAATCAAGCTCATAGCGGACCTTTCGGCTACCGCCCGCAAGGACGGCCTCCTTGCGCTCGAGTCGAGCATAAAGAAGGTCGATGACCCTTTCCTCCGGAAGGGCCTGCAGCTCGTGGTGGACGGGGCCGAGCCCAAGCTGACCCGCGAGATACTGGAGATAGACATAGCGCATACCGAGGAATATAACCTCACATCCGCCAAGGTGTTCGAGTCGGCCGGGGGCTACGCCCCCACCATCGGCATCATAGGCGCCGTGCTCGGGCTCATCCACGTAATGGAGAACCTCTCGGACCCCTCGAAGCTCGGCGCCGGCATAGCGGTCGCCTTCGTCGCCACGGTCTACGGTGTTGCCTCCGCGAACCTCGTTTACCTGCCTGTCGCGGGCAAGATAAAGATGAAGATACGCGAGCAGGTGATCGCGCAGGAGATGGCTGTAGAGGGGCTCATATCCCTTTCGGAAGGCGAAAACCCGAGGAGGGTCGAGGAGAAGCTTGTCGGCTTCCTGAGGGAGTCCCAGAGGAAATAG
- a CDS encoding chemotaxis protein CheW, with protein MDAKKDLDAREVLQLVTFRLGREEFSLDILRVQEIIRHMELTRVPKTPDFVDGVINLRGKVIPVLDLRKRFGLGTDEMTNETRIIVVEVDNKTVGLKVDAVSEVLRLPADRVEAPPEMVTGVESEYIKGVGKLDGRLLILLDVEKVLSRNEKDALTAVA; from the coding sequence ATGGATGCGAAAAAGGATCTCGACGCAAGAGAGGTGCTCCAGCTGGTCACTTTCAGGCTCGGACGAGAGGAGTTTTCACTCGACATTCTCCGGGTGCAGGAGATAATCCGGCACATGGAGCTTACAAGGGTCCCAAAGACCCCGGATTTCGTCGACGGAGTGATAAACCTTCGTGGCAAGGTCATACCGGTCCTGGATCTCCGGAAAAGGTTCGGGCTCGGGACGGACGAGATGACGAACGAGACCAGGATAATAGTCGTCGAGGTCGATAATAAGACCGTAGGGCTAAAGGTCGACGCGGTCTCCGAGGTCCTGAGGCTTCCGGCCGACAGGGTCGAGGCGCCCCCGGAGATGGTTACCGGCGTTGAATCCGAGTACATCAAAGGGGTGGGCAAGCTGGACGGAAGGCTCCTTATCCTGCTTGATGTCGAGAAAGTCCTTTCAAGGAATGAAAAGGACGCTTTGACGGCGGTTGCATGA
- a CDS encoding OmpA family protein: MARKKKHEEHENHERWLVSYADFITLLFAFFTSMYAISSVNEGKFRIMSESLAIAFNPTLFTSTRMQEGPKFVRDQRAQVRDEFKDMHTNNYEKIQAALRELQENQKLTLIFEEQKVTIRISEGMLFEPGSDKLLDEGLPVIDEVARALVDMPNSMRIEGHTDNIPISTERFPSNWDLSSARSLKILKYFIDKHNHDPRKLSAIGFGEYRPIDTNDTPSGRLKNRRVDIMVHSPDLQPL; this comes from the coding sequence ATGGCCAGGAAGAAAAAACACGAGGAGCATGAGAACCACGAGCGCTGGCTCGTCTCCTACGCGGACTTCATAACGCTCCTTTTCGCGTTTTTCACGAGCATGTACGCCATCTCCTCCGTGAACGAGGGCAAGTTCAGGATAATGAGCGAATCCCTCGCCATCGCCTTCAACCCTACCCTTTTCACCTCGACCCGCATGCAGGAGGGCCCGAAGTTCGTAAGGGACCAGCGCGCCCAGGTCAGGGACGAGTTCAAGGACATGCACACCAACAACTACGAAAAGATCCAGGCCGCCCTCCGGGAGCTGCAGGAGAACCAGAAGCTCACGCTCATATTCGAGGAGCAGAAGGTGACCATCAGGATTTCCGAGGGGATGCTTTTCGAGCCCGGCAGCGACAAGCTCCTGGACGAGGGCCTTCCGGTAATAGACGAGGTCGCAAGGGCGCTGGTTGACATGCCCAACAGCATGAGGATAGAGGGGCATACGGACAACATACCCATATCCACCGAGCGCTTCCCTTCCAACTGGGACCTCTCCAGCGCCAGGTCGCTCAAGATACTCAAGTACTTCATCGATAAGCACAACCACGACCCGAGGAAGCTTTCCGCGATAGGTTTCGGCGAGTACAGGCCCATAGACACGAACGACACGCCCTCAGGCAGGCTGAAAAACAGGAGGGTCGACATAATGGTGCACAGCCCGGACCTGCAGCCGTTATAA